A single region of the Podospora pseudopauciseta strain CBS 411.78 chromosome 1, whole genome shotgun sequence genome encodes:
- the CTI6 gene encoding Histone deacetylase complex subunit (EggNog:ENOG503NYTJ; COG:S; BUSCO:EOG09260NE0) — protein MAGLDPRRSSRARATQSQSQVSSSSSSASGRPERSSRHFNKAGSPQKSASAGSLSSEPPEDTITADDTFATRRRTRGQVDDRDRAGVKAEAADMTSADDDVQEEDEAVRCVCGNEEYPGPPPLEDEPRHGAKGAVDVDPIFLASVTDDVAGFFVQCDVCKVWQHGGCVGIMTNPGPDEYFCELCRRDLHKLWTASNGNTYSFYLPLRRQSRTSSRSASLNKEGTRSPTKEKETRSGRATSANQASKRRSTMNSREAAYDEAEALRRAIEASKEEAHLEPEGVPRRPKRGRSDSEEYVPLAAVSSVANFDQRKQEGAKRQRTSSRSVSPSVDKTADDSDDPKGPSRNGNKSKPRGGARNNRNEKLSEKEEKERQRQEAANKRKGRAERRRADDSDPSEELPLAARAVVSKAVAPVTGDTSTSETVAETVQQPSAPEQQQPPPASQPTPDSPPTPAISQAKTDKKKSHKRKGRNQYTRDDEASPARSVSRDIQKDEHPPTGKGHHHGDGVGKAAHSRSRGGMSSKVTMNDMKRRAAALLEFISRTQVELAGETAEDAARNDVAKAAIVNPTSAPAVTNGTNGITTDDSTQNTSTTGPTSALESQEREFKELGCVEMMDSLTRRLVKWQQEYAV, from the exons ATGGCAGGACTCGATCCCAGACGGTCTTCGAGGGCGCGCGCTACCCAGTCACAGTCACAAGTATCCTCATCGAGCTCCAGTGCCTCGGGGCGGCCGGAACGTAGCTCGAGGCACTTCAACAAAGCTGGCTCTCCACAAAAATCGGCATCCGCTGGGTCGCTGTCCTCCGAACCACCGGAAGATACAATCACTGCCGACGATACATTCGCCACACGCCGTCGAACCCGTGGACAGGTGGACGATCGGGACAGAGCTGGCGTCAAGGCCGAAGCGGCCGACATGACCAGCGCCGACGATGATGTtcaagaagaggacgaggccgTTCGCTGCGTGTGCGGCAACGAGGAGTACCCAGGGCCACCACCCCTGGAAGATGAACCTAGACATGGGGCCAAGGGGGCTGTGGACGTTGACCCAATATTCTTAGCTTCTGTCACGGATGATGTTGCCGGGTTTTTCGTGCAGTGTGATGTTTGCAAAGTTTGGCAGCACGGCGGCTGCGTTGGAATCATGACCAATCCCGGTCCCGATGAGTATTTTTGCGAGCTCTGTCGCCGTGATCTTCACAAATTATGGACAGCTTCCAACGG GAATACCTACTCTTTCTATCTTCCCTTGCGCCGACAATCGAGGACCTCGTCGAGATCTGCGTCTCTGAACAAAGAAGGCACACGATCGCCCACCAAAGAGAAGGAAACGCGAAGCGGACGAGCCACCTCGGCGAACCAAGCTTCGAAACGGCGGTCGACTATGAACAGCCGCGAGGCTGCTTATGACGAAGCGGAAGCTCTGAGAAGGGCCATTGAGGCCAGCAAAGAGGAAGCTCATCTCGAGCCCGAGGGCGTTCCTAGGCGGCCTAAGAGGGGGCGAAGCGACAGCGAGGAGTACGTGCCGTTGGCTGCGGTCAGTAGCGTTGCTAACTTTGATCAAAGGAAGCAGGAGGGTGCCAAAAGGCAACGCACCAGCTCTCGATCAGTGTCTCCATCCGTCGACAAGACGGCCGACGACTCGGACGATCCCAAAGGTCCTAGTCGAAACGGGAACAAGTCAAAGCCGCGCGGCGGCGCACGCAATAACCGGAACGAGAAGCTTTCcgaaaaggaggaaaaagaaagacaaCGGCAAGAGGCCGCGAACaagagaaaggggagggcCGAACGTCGGCGAGCTGATG ATTCAGATCCTTCAGAAGAGCTGCCGTTGGCAGCTCGGGCCGTAGTCAGCAAGGCGGTAGCACCAGTCACCGGAGACACGAGCACAAGCGAGACGGTCGCAGAGACTGTCCAGCAGCCCTCCGCCccagaacagcagcagcctcctccagcatCGCAACCGACCCCTGACTCGCCGCCCACGCCTGCCATATCACAGGCCAAGACGGACAAGAAAAAGTCGCACAAACGAAAAGGGCGCAACCAGTACACGCGCGATGACGAAGCCTCGCCGGCACGGTCGGTTTCCCGAGATATCCAGAAAGACGAGCATCCTCCGACAGGAAAGGGGCACCACCACGGAGACGGCGTCGGAAAGGCGGCACACTCTCGATCGCGAGGTGGGATGAGCAGCAAAGTCACGATGAATGacatgaagaggagggcagcGGCTTTGCTGGAATTTATCTCCAGAACACAGGTGGAGCTTGCTGGAGAGACGGCAGAAGACGCAGCGAGGAATGACGTGGCAAAGGCGGCTATTGTCAATCCCACTAGCGCACCTGCGGTAACGAATGGCACAAACGGTATCACCACCGATGATTCGACCCAGAACACATCGACAACAGGGCCGACTTCGGCACTGGAGAGTCAAGAACGGGAGTTCAAAGAGCTTGGATGTGTTGAAATGATGGACAGCCTGACGAGGCGGTTGGTCAAATGGCAGCAAGAATATGCTGTATAG
- a CDS encoding hypothetical protein (EggNog:ENOG503NWPP) translates to MNKAPPVMWQFPDLPASQGFWITLLTVLLGFLAGWWILKLTLSTYRSTIGREHSSKMSADTVSTLFPGRPIRPLPKRPLRERLSAEVASSIQYPRVPQTVHPLFSYPCPPADAQASQLSGLTGEPGQQSRAGTGADDASIRRANRVPLDSTSRLSRPVVKTEFSRHGIPYPPNSASSSADGYDTFEHTNNKKKRKIPSAAEMLSNGAHHSSESLPSSGSLAVQPLDAHDEEPPGCTTYYGPGFRGTYGVCNMYNVAGPGRGRYGRPRSGRSPLRPLPDTSNSWVGRVKARPVQWGGKPPTENTGIISSAIANAEKLPPHQGRENISLLNQQLNTKRTPATSQFTFTCGSAVTAWPGRVVPQQSMNIRPPLVNGVRGTQVSQTAYASSTLPQPAHVLPKDTAAKSAGNTHARPVANPKPARRNAATEYLAAARARRQAKQEENRRHPPKPEDIWICHFCEYEDIFGHPPEALIRQYEIKDRKQRQLEQRRRAQWERMKKGKHKGKKNSKLHNKNINAVQEPAAVDSQGASDSQGTQSEENYNDDEECEDKECEGEDAGYPDYPAEVPGRRQQFPIRPGGNHDIPGT, encoded by the exons aTGAACAAAGCGCCACCCGTCATGTGGCAATTTCCTGATCTGCCGGCTTCTCAAGGCTTCTGgatcaccctcctcacagTTCTGCTCGGTTTCCTCGCCGGCTGGTGGATTCTCAAGCTAACCTTGTCGACTTACCGTTCGACCATAGGACGTGAACATTCTTCCAAAATGTCCGCCGACACGGTGTCTACGCTGTTTCCCGGTCGACCGATACGGCCCTTGCCGAAGAGACCGTTGCGGGAACGCCTCTCGGCCGAAGTCGCCAGCTCGATCCAGTATCCTCGAGTCCCGCAGACCGTTCACCCGCTCTTCTCATACCCCTGCCCACCGGCAGATGCTCAAGCGTCTCAGTTGTCCGGGCTCACCGGCGAGCCTGGCCAACAGTCACGAGCTGGAACCGGAGCAGATGATGCTTCGATCAGGCGGGCAAACCGAGTGCCTCTCGACTCCACAAGCCGTCTCTCACGCCCCGTGGTCAAGACCGAGTTCAGCAGGCACGGAATACCATACCCTCCGAATTCAGCGTCATCTTCAGCCGATGGATACGACACCTTTGagcacaccaacaacaagaaaaagcGCAAGATTCCATCAGCTGCCGAGATGCTTTCGAATGGAGCACATCACAGCAGCGAGTCGCTTCCAAGCTCTGGTTCACTTGCTGTGCAGCCTTTGGACGCCCATGACGAAGAACCGCCTGGGTGTACAACCTATTATGGACCTGGATTCCGAGGAACGTACGGCGTGTGCAATATGTACAACGTGGCGGGGCCAGGTCGTGGCCGGTATGGACGTCCGAGAAGCGGGCGGAGTCCGCTCCGGCCACTGCCGGATACGAGTAACAGTTGGGTCGGGAGAGTCAAGGCACGTCCGGTGCAATGGGGTGGCAAGCCACCAA CCGAAAATACTGGCATCATTTCCAGTGCCATTGCCAACGCTGAGAAACTGCCCCCTCATCAAGGCCGAGAAAACATCAGTCTTCTGAACCAGCAACTGAATACGAAACGGACTCCAGCAACCAGCCAGTTCACATTCACTTGTGGTTCAGCAGTAACGGCTTGGCCCGGCCGAGTGGTGCCACAACAGTCTATGAACATTCGTCCACCTCTGGTGAACGGCGTCCGTGGCACCCAGGTGTCTCAAACCGCCTACGCTTCATCAACCCTGCCCCAGCCTGCGCATGTTTTACCAAAAGACACGGCTGCCAAGTCAGCAGGCAACACCCATGCACGACCGGTTGCCAATCCCAAGCCCGCTCGCCGCAACGCTGCCACTGAGTACCTGGCCGCTGCCAGAGCACGCCGTCAGGCAAAGCAAGAAGAGAACAGACGGcatccccccaaacccgAGGATATTTGGATCTGCCACTTCTGCGAGTATGAGGACATCTTTGGACATCCGCCCGAGGCTCTCATCCGTCAGTATGAGATCAAGGACCGCAAGCAGCGGCAGCTGGAGCAGCGACGTCGAGCTCAAtgggagaggatgaagaagggcaagcacaagggaaagaagaacaGCAAGCTTCACAACAAGAACATTAATGCTGTACAAGAGCCTGCGGCCGTTGACAGCCAAGGGGCATCCGACAGTCAGGGCACGCAGAGCGAGGAGAACTAtaacgacgacgaagagTGCGAGGATAAGGAGTGCGAGGGCGAAGATGCTGGGTATCCCGACTATCCCGCCGAGGTGCCTGGCCGCCGTCAGCAGTTCCCGATCCGCCCTGGCGGCAACCATGACATACCGGGCACATAA
- the mtg1 gene encoding Mitochondrial GTPase 1 (COG:S; BUSCO:EOG09262WHU; EggNog:ENOG503NXC2) yields MPRISPRAAVRAASKATSELSQSTPNPITPISTMINQRAIPSDASEELAAFRSKAPKPKPEQPPPVSTRYPHQKPHRGYGPASQQPSQQQQQQQARPEKEPIPIDFTGFVPRDKFEISTSLPRSYFLGHHSAALNKMRQSLSNVGLILELRDFRVPISSWNPVLEESLSSTSAGVPRSRIIVYTKRDLAPPAQMTPHGRPVPGTQPPGNVVRVLRAFHRPPRVNNVKDIIFLGMGPHGASLQPLLDGIRDVAREMDSLTGLRVMVVGMPNAGKSTLLNRLRSHSLHLGKAAKTGAQPGVTRKLGTPVRILPGEDSGDPESMGLGEGVFIVDTPGVFVPYVSEPEAMLKLALVGCVKDGIIPAVTVADYLLYRLNLVRETTYLQRFGMGRPTNDVHQFLRAAARRTGKLRKGGDESMEHAADWVIQEWRKGNLGRLLLDEVTPKKLEEAMELAREPSLSMNQARKREKVARKERNEAKRAGGGESA; encoded by the coding sequence ATGCCCCGGATAAGTCCCCGGGCCGCCGTGAGGGCAGCCTCCAAGGCGACCTCTGAGCTATCTCAGTCCACACCCAACCCCATAACCCCAATATCAACCATGATCAACCAGCGGGCCATCCCCTCCGATGCCAGCGAAGAGCTCGCGGCATTCAGATCAAAAGCTCCAAAGCCAAAACCAGAACAACCCCCACCAGTCTCAACCCGTTACCCTCATCAAAAACCACATCGTGGTTATGGACCCGCTTCACAACAACcttcacaacaacaacaacaacaacaagcacgACCAGAGAAAGAACCCATCCCCATCGATTTTACGGGCTTTGTTCCTAGGGATAAATTCGAAATCTCCACCTCGCTCCCTCGATCCTACTTTCTGGGCCATCACAGCGCCGCCCTCAACAAAATGCGCCAGTCCCTCTCCAACGTGggcctcatcctcgagctTCGAGACTTCCGGGTCCCAATCTCCTCTTGGAACCCGGTATTGGAAGAATCGctatcctccacctccgccggTGTCCCGAGATCACGGATTATCGTCTATACCAAACGGGACCTCGCCCCCCCAGCGCAAATGACTCCCCACGGGCGACCGGTGCCGGGCACGCAACCACCGGGGAATGTCGTTCGGGTTTTGAGGGCCTTTCACAGGCCGCCGAGGGTGAATAATGTAAAGGACATCATTTTCTTGGGTATGGGACCTCATGGAGCGTCTTTGCAGCCGTTGCTGGACGGGATAAGGGATGTCGCACGGGAGATGGACTCCCTCACTGGgctgagggtgatggtggtgggaatgcCGAACGCGGGCAAGTCCACCCTGCTGAACAGACTCAGGAGTCACAGTCTACATTTGGGCAAGGCGGCCAAGACGGGGGCGCAACCTGGCGTGACGAGAAAGTTGGGAACGCCGGTTAGGATTCTTCCCGGGGAGGACTCGGGCGATCCGGAGAGCAtggggctgggggagggggttttcATCGTCGACACGCCGGGTGTGTTTGTGCCGTACGTTTCTGAGCCGGAGGCCATGTTGAAGCTGGCGCTGGTGGGGTGTGTAAAGGACGGGATCATTCCTGCTGTTACTGTGGCTGACTACCTCTTGTATCGGTTAAACCTGGTCAGGGAGACGACATACCTGCAaaggtttgggatggggaggccGACGAATGATGTGCATCAGTTTTTGAGGGCGGCAGCAAGACGGACGGGGAAGTtgaggaagggaggagatgagagTATGGAACATGCGGCCGACTGGGTTATTCAGgagtggaggaaggggaatctggggaggttgttgctTGACGAGGTGACTCCCAAGAAactggaggaggcgatggagCTGGCGAGGGAGCCGAGTCTGAGTATGAaccaggcgaggaagagggagaaggtggcgaggaaggagaggaatgAGGCTAAgagggctggtggtggggagagtGCTTGA